Within the Rosa rugosa chromosome 2, drRosRugo1.1, whole genome shotgun sequence genome, the region ACGAGCACCAACTCAACGACTACTTGTCTTTCCTCAATGAGACCTCCTCCTCTTCCAGGCCCGACGATTTCATTGATCCCCGGCTCGAATTGGGCCACGGGGTTCCCGACTGGGCTCACTCTCTCAACAATGGCGACGCCCATTTGCACAGGAGGAGCTATTCGGCCAGTGACGCCTGTTTCGGGACCGAAGACGCCGCCCTGGGTGGCGGGTTCAAGCCCTGCCTCTACTTTGCTAGAGGGTTTTGCAAGAATGGGAGCAATTGCAAATTTGTGCATGGCGGTTTCGGCGAGTCGGTCGATGCCGGTGCCGCTGGTGGTGGTGGCATTGTGGGCTCCCCGAGTAAGTTCGATGGTTTCGAGCAGCTACAGCATGAGGAGATGCTGAGGTTGAAGGCTGCTGCCCATCAACAGAGATTAGCTGCTGCTGCTTCTCAGTTTATGGCTGGAGGAGGCCCATCTTCTCCCTACAACAAGTATATGAATTTCCTCTTGCAACAGCAAAATGATCCCCAAAGGTATACTAGAAATGGCCCTTTTTTTCCTTTGGGTGGTATACTCTGCGTGTACTACTTGGTAATTGTGAGTGTGGTTTGAGACAGCCCATTTTGCTGAATACATGTAAAGTTTATTGATTGCGACTGTGTTTGGTTATTGAGTCATTTTCTGTTTGGTTTTAACTCGTTATTTTTGGGGTGCATTCTGTTGCATTGTAGAGCTGCGGCAATCATGATGGGGGAAGAATTTTACAAGTATGGGCGGTGCCGACCTGAAAGGAACGACCTTTTGGCAATGGCTTCTGTTGAAAAGGCCACCTCAGCTTCCAGGCAGATCTACTTGACATTCCCAGCTGAGAGCACCTTTAGAGATGAAGATGTTTCGGAATACTTCAGGTAGCATCATACATTTTCAAGTGTAAATTTCTAAGTTACTGTTTTGAAAGTCAGCTAGCACGAGAAGAAATTCTAGGCTTTCTGTCATTGTGTACTGTCAAGTGTCTTAACCTGCAAGTATTGCACTCAACTTACCCAAAAGCCTTTTATAAGAATCTTGCGATGTTATGGTGTGTCATCCTCAGTTTGATTTGGCCTTCAACTACTTTGTGTACCCTGATTATGCAAGGATCTGATTATCTGCTGAGGGTCTCTATGTTATCCTCTATACGTCCTAAAAATTTGTCTTTAGTAGCCCTTTCTGCACAATGTCTGAGCTTCTATCTTCCCAAAGCCATTTCAAACTTATAAAAGCTGCTCAGTCATTTCTCTAACTTTTATCAAAGCTAAATATTTTTATCTACCGGCCACAGGAACAATCAAATTCTCTAGAAAACTAGGATTTTGGGCTTGTGTCAATTTCATCTGACTACCACATTATGAGGTGGTCCTGATTAAGAAATACGTTCACCAAACAATTTTGAACTTGAATTTGTCCTAGAGGGAGGGGAGGGGAAGCAAGGAGAGAAAGGGTCAGGAGTGCTGTCTTTGTGAACTAGCATATCATATACAATTTAACAAATCTGCTTTCAGAAAGCATTTCTGAGTTTATTAAATTGTATTTTGGTTCTCTGTGGACTGTGCTGAGACTACAAATCTGCTGCCAAAAGATATACCAGAGCTCGTGTATTGTTGTTTGCACGAGCTAGATatatcttttctgtttttgctaAATCAAAGGCATGTCATTTTTAGTATCTGTCAAATAACTTAACCAAGTATCGTTGCTTTGTATTtcatgtgaatttttttttttttgtttcatattgttgttttgttttactGTTAAGCACTGGagttaattattttttacaagAGTTAAGGATTGTTGAGACTATAATGTTTAAAAATTCTGAGACTATAATGTTTAGAAATTCAGAGTTAAGGATTCTACTTAAAGTAGTTCTGTTTTGTAAATTTGAAGCAAGTATGGGCCAGTTCAAGATGTACGGATTCCATATCAGCAGAAAAGAATGTTTGGGTTTGTTACGTTTGTCTACCCAGAAACTGTCAGGCTCATATTGTCCAAAGGGAATCCACATTTTATATGCGAGTCGCGTGTTCTTGTCAAGCCCTATAAGGAGAAGGGAAAAGTCCTGGATAAGTATGTTCATCATAACTCATCTGGTACCTATTTTTGTGCTTTTCCTTTATTGACTGCTTGTTTTAATGCTTTAATTGCTGAATGTCTGCAGGAGGCAACAACAGCATCAAGAGAGGGGGGAGTTTTCACCATGTTTGAGCCCTGCTGGTCTTGATTCCAGAGATCCATATGAGCTCCAACTTGGTTAGTAAAACTCGAACGAATACTTTTTCTTTGGAATATACACATTGAGAAACGGGATGAGTAATTGTTTGAAATGGCTTATGTAGGAGGAAGAATGCTCTATGATACACAGGAGATGCTATTGAGAAGAAAATTGGAGGAGCAGGCTGAATTGCAGCAAGCCATTGAACTCCAAGGGAGAAGACTAATGAATCTGCAGCTGCCTGACTTCAAGAATAACCGCTTACCCCAGCACTATCTACCCCAGCACTTCCGCAGTCTATCTGTGGGTGCTCCTGTTCCCTTGAGCCCTCAATCTCATGCCCAGATCAATCAAAACGTCATTCCATTTGATAGCATCAAACAAGAAGTTGCAGAAGGTATTTGACTTGACGGTTGAATAATATATGCATACTTAATTTTCAAATGAAACTTTGTGGTGCTGAATATAAATGTTATCGTTGCAGGCCTTGGTGATATGCCACCTGCCTCATTTTCTATATCTGCCGCGGTTTCTGAGCAGCAACTTCAGAAGGAAGTCAACAATGCTAGTGATGAAGGCAAGGAGCAAGGCTCAGATGTTGAAGCTCATGATCTTCACGAACGGTATAGTTCATTATTATATCTAGGTTTTGTGGAACTTTATTTTCTAGTTGAACTTCTATTTAAGTTCAGGTCCCTTCTACATTTTCTAATATTGTTTTGTATTGTCTTCTGTGGTGGTTGTCATGAAAGCAGTGTGGAGCAGGTCCTTCCTGATAGCCTTTTTGCGTCTCCTAAGCATTCAGGTGGAGATCATACTGCAGCAGGAGATCTTAATGAGACTGTCGTAGTTTCTGAAAACAACTCATCAACATCTGTCAATCCTGCTATTTGCACGGCTTCTCAGTAGTGCTCCTTCTAAAGCCAAGGGGCTGCCTCTGCTTTCCATTGTGAGAACTCTCCCTCTCCTCTTAGGAAACGATAGTTGATTCAAATTAGTTCTGACTTGGGTTTTCTTTTGGTTGCTTGCATGAAGCTTTTGAAGTGTAGCTAATAATGGTGAGCAAGGCAGCAGGGATTGACCTAGGGTAAGATGGACTATTTTTGTTCTCTCAAATTCCATAGATTATTTAGGGGGTTGTAGTGGTTGTGCAATCAAATAATCATCATTGTTTTGATGTTGGCTAATGTTTTCTTTCTTCCCTTTATGCAGAAAAGTAGGAGAAGCACATAAAAGGAAGACAGCCTCTAGATGTATAGCTGAACAATACCTACATCAAAGAGTAGATCCATAGAGAAGATCTCGACGACGACGAGTTCTCCAGTGTCATGAAATACAACATACTGCTAACAGCAAGCAAAATAGATATTTCCATACATAATGGGACACAAGTGAAAGAGTAGGATTTCTCTCTTTCTGTGTACCATCTCTGTAGGTGTGTGCTCCGACCACACAAGCTAGAGCAGAACAAGTATAATATTAGCTAGTATTGTATCTTTTGTATGACAATTATCTACTATATAAACAACTTTTCGTTCTCTACTACATTCTTTGCTCTTCTCGtaccattttttctttctaaaccCTACAGGGTGTTTCGGAATAGGGTTTATGCTGTTCATAAACACGGCAAAAGTTTGAAGTAGCTGCTGATAGCAGCAGCACAATGATGATATAGATGGGGcaaaagctttggttttgttttctcTTGGGTCATGAATGATGATGATGGTTGCTTCTGTCTCTTATTGCAgcctcactctcactctcactcacATGGTCACCGAATGCAGGGGTAGAAAGGGGATTCATTTATGTTTGATCAAAGCCAGGTTTTAGGGAGAAGATTTCGTCACATATTGTTTTCTGCGACCATAAAAAACCCACATGTGGGGGAAAGGAACAAAGTGGTCACATGGGCGCTGACATCAAATGTTAAATATCAGGTTCATCACACTCCTCTCACTTTCGGTCTCTGAATGGGAAAATATGTTTGTTTCTGAATCTTTGTTTTTCTGGAAGCTGGAAccccttcttcctcttcttcatgtGCCTCGCTCGTGTTATATggcttttttcctttttttttccacaCAAAATTTCGTAACGCTTTCAAGGCTTTGCGTTTCAATAAGACAGGGAAAATGAAACAGAAAGTGAGTAAAAGGGGGAGGCAAAATGCCAATGTGCGTGCGTTTgatacttttgttttgttttaaagatTTTTGATAATGCACTTTTGTCGGTAGTTTCTGAATTTAAGTGATTTTTGACATAAAATTCAACTTCTGTGAAAATAAATTAGTCGGTtgattattcatttttttttccggaCTTTACTCCTGGCACTCAATTTTTTTGTCCTGCATTTTTCCATTTCATTTACAATATTGTTCTACCGGTTAGTAACTTGAACCAATATTGATATAATCTCATCCATTCAATATTAGAATATTGCCCCATGTTTAGATAATTTACtgttgtaatttttcttctttaatttaccATCATACTCTTATTTATTAGATTACCCGTTCTTAGGGTTTTAATAAAgcaaggatattttaggtagtTTAATATTTTTAACCAATAAAACCTTGGTTTCTTAAATATATAAGACAGTTACTGAGGTCCTAAATCTTAATTTATTTCGTTAAGAAGGGTAGGAATTGAACTTAGCACATATGCTAACGCTTTCAGTCATTCATATACTATCGTGATTTGCTATCTACCTATGGTGAGCAGGGAGCTCTTCTGACTGTTGGGGGTTAGAGGGCGCTTTGCACAATGTCGTTTCCTGCTTGACTTAGTTTTACTGACACCAATAGTACCTAGTTACAAGCTCACCCTACAAGACTCAGCAGTCAGCACATTTGCTAACactttgttgaaaaaaaaaacaccttaTCACTAAATTAAATGGTAGTTAGCAAATAAATTAACTTGCATGGTGGGAGCCTATTTTAAAAGTTTTCATAAACTTAGCTCTAAGTACACATATCTTTTACTCATCATACCAATACATGGATATTCTGTTAACATCAATTTATGTATCCATTACTTCGACTAGAGGGTGTTAGTGAAGAAGTGTTCTCCCTAATTAAGTTTGGCATTAGAGTGCTTAGCAACTCAATATTAAAACTTCTTTAATTGTTGAGGGACAAGATTGTTTTTTAAGATGCATGCTTTGGGTGACTTTCAGGATGCATAAAGAAGCATGTTCCAATTTCAACGAAATTGCTGATTGCCTCAAAACGGATAAGGTATAGTTTCCCTTATTCGGTTGTATAGAAGATTTCATGACTATGACCACAACTATGATCATTCAGGGTTCCATAGTCTTTACTTTTCAAGTTGGATACAATATTGCAAATGATACCCTAGGCTACATGGGCtttataatattttatttagtGAAGAAGTTTATGAAAGATTATCATCTTATATACTAATTTTTCAACTTActgctttctttcttgttttcttcTGATGTTAATGGTGTTAAAATACATTCCAAATAATGTATTGAAGTTATAAAACCATGAATTTCTTACTTTGAACTTGTTGCTCCATCTAAGTGTATAAAAGCAAGATACGAACGCACACAGATTCAACAATATACTAGATCTTCAAAAATTGTTAAAATAATAACTTGAATTTGCATACCTTTACTTTCCTTGGATTATCGGCCACAAATCTCTCAAGATTGAGGCTTTCGCCTTATTGATGAAGGAAAAAGAGCGGTGTGGTGGTTCGAGGGTGAGAACAAAATGGAGGAAGGAGAATATAtatagtgagagagagaaagagagagagagagagagagagagagagagagagagagagtacaaggttgaaggtttttCAATCATGTGGATATGGGAAAGATATAAAGCGTATAGAGTGAGGAATTTTCGGCAACAATGATGTTTTTCTCAGAGCTAACCCcaacatcaaaacataaaaatctaTATTATAATAAATAGAAGAGATTTTGTCAAATTTTAAGATCAAGTATATCAGTTTTTTAGTCAAACGTtcaaaaattgaagtttttaaagtaattaaatttgaaTATGCATTTTCTCACTTTGCAATCTACAATCTACATTATACTCCATCCTACTTATGTGCATTATTGCTTTTGATCTATACTATATTTATGAGAACAAatgttttcagtttttgttttggaattgtttgaGTTTAGATCTGGGACCCGCGCCTTCTGATGGACTTTGTATAGAAGTTTAGGATCTCGAATGTTTTAGATCTCAATTTTCAGTCTTGCTTTGCTATTATTAATACCCTCAAGGAAAAATGTTTATTTATTGAAATGAGTCTGCTAATGAATTATAAGAAGATTTATTGTAACTGTCCACTTAGTTTACTCTCTATGAGATTCTCTAAATAGATGGTGTACTAGGTGTAACAATAGCTCTTTTTGATAGCTACACAAGGCTGTCAATTTATAATAGtgcattttcttattgaataAAACGATTAATCTCTTTCTCATAAAAAGAATAGATATTACAATGCTCTATGCTAAGATTTTCTCTTTGCTCTTGAGTGGCGATTTTCCTTCTCCGACGGACAATCTGGGAAGCCTTATGTTGACCTAGGTGGGTTCTTATGGACATCGACTGTCGAGCCATGGGTTGGGGGGTAGTTTAGGACAAGGTGCAGCATTGCCCTCATGTTCGGTGCTCATCTAGACAATTCTTTTGCCCAGCCGAGATTATCGGTTGATGGTTAAGATGATGTTGTGTGAAAATACTCAATGGAACAAATGTTGATGAATTACTTTACTTCTATGAATTTATTTAGAGAAAGTACAATTCACAACACgagatttgctaacgcagtgtaaacctctccactgaggaaacttcactgcgtggcttttaacgtagccaacacgaataaacaatccaatatgaatcaaaggagtttacaatatacaagtagtgttgttcataacaaacactttcacttagcaacaaatgccAACTTGATTTATAATTGTTCTAACTCCTAACTAACACATTTGACCTTTCTAGACAATCTATCTTCGATCCTTCCTTGCTCTTGAtcgaatcactgatcttgagaatgaTGTATAAGCATGATTGATTATGCATATGAACATATGAAACACATAAATGAGAGTTTTCAGAAAACGATTGAAACACGAATCCTAATGATTCAATAACCACAGTTTATGCAATCGAA harbors:
- the LOC133732727 gene encoding zinc finger CCCH domain-containing protein 46-like, which codes for MGSLQYEVTNLLFGKIKALEPENAIKIMGYLLIQDLGENDLMRLAYGPDTLLHSLILRAKIQLGLSSNTSSSSASSTPSSPSPLNPIARPTSASNPFSQSSPRIPNGAFDFPKNPSSPSSNSWPLSAFPNNSISPKSSPLLSYDNIRAGAGAGSVPLPLHSKHSGKDGDVWSGTDLIDEHQLNDYLSFLNETSSSSRPDDFIDPRLELGHGVPDWAHSLNNGDAHLHRRSYSASDACFGTEDAALGGGFKPCLYFARGFCKNGSNCKFVHGGFGESVDAGAAGGGGIVGSPSKFDGFEQLQHEEMLRLKAAAHQQRLAAAASQFMAGGGPSSPYNKYMNFLLQQQNDPQRAAAIMMGEEFYKYGRCRPERNDLLAMASVEKATSASRQIYLTFPAESTFRDEDVSEYFSKYGPVQDVRIPYQQKRMFGFVTFVYPETVRLILSKGNPHFICESRVLVKPYKEKGKVLDKRQQQHQERGEFSPCLSPAGLDSRDPYELQLGGRMLYDTQEMLLRRKLEEQAELQQAIELQGRRLMNLQLPDFKNNRLPQHYLPQHFRSLSVGAPVPLSPQSHAQINQNVIPFDSIKQEVAEGLGDMPPASFSISAAVSEQQLQKEVNNASDEGKEQGSDVEAHDLHERVEQVLPDSLFASPKHSGGDHTAAGDLNETVVVSENNSSTSVNPAICTASQ